The Schaalia dentiphila ATCC 17982 sequence CGACACTCGACACGTGGTACCCCGCCCCACACCTGGGCGATCCCGGGACTGACGAGGAGCTGGCGACCTCGCTGTCCGTGCTGGAGCGCGTCGATGACGCGCGCCGCGTGCGCACCGTCGTCGTGACCACGACGATTGACCTGCGGGAAGCCCCCGCTTCGACGGAGGACGCCTACCTGCGACTGCACCTGCTTTCCCACCGTCTGGTGAAGCCCAACACGATCAACCTGGACGGCATCTTCGCGGTGCTGCCCAACGTCGTGTGGACGGATGCAGGTCCGTGCGCCGTCGCCGACTTCGAGGCCACCCGCCTGCGCCTGCGCGCTCGCGACGGTCACCCCGTGACCGTGCAGGGCGTCGACAAGTTCCCGCCGATGGTCAACTACGTCCTGCCCTCCGGCGTTCGCATCGCCGACGGCACGCGCGTGCGCCTGGGCGCCTACCTGTCCGAGGGCACGACCGTCATGCACGCCGGCTTCGTCAACTTCAACGCGGGCACGCTGGGCCGCTCGATGGTCGAGGGCCGCGTCTCGCAGGGCGTCGTCATTGGCGATGGCTCTGATGTGGGCGGCGGCGCCTCCACGATGGGCACCCTCTCGGGCGGCGGCAAGCAGCGTGTGCGCCTGGGCGAGCGCTGCCTGCTGGGCGCAAACTCGGGCCTGGGCATCGCGCTCGGCGACGACTGCGTGGTCGAGGCCGGACTGTACGTGACCGCCGGAGCGAAGGTCACGCTCATCGATTCTTCCGGCGAGGCCGAGCCGCGCACGGTTGCCGCACGCGAGCTCTCGGGCGCATCGAACATCCTGTTCCGCCGCAACTCCCAGACGGGCCGCATCGAGGCCATCGCCCGCGCAGGCGTCGTGGGTATCGAGCTCAACGACGCGCTGCACGCGTCGAACTGAGTCTTCTCACCAACGAGGCCGGGGCCGCCCAGGCCTCGCGAATGCGGCTCGCTGCGGCCTGAATACGCTCGTCGGTGGCGGTGAGGGCCACACGGACACGCCCGTGGGCTGCCGTGCCGTAGAAGTCGCCGGGCGCCACGAGGATGCCGAGCTCGGCCAGGCGATTCACGAGGGCCCACGAGTCGGTCGGATTCGCGCGGTCCGAGACCCACAGGTACAGGCCGGCCGCCGTGTCGGGGTCGACGTCGAAGCCTGCGTCGGTCAGCGCCTCGAGGAGGAGCGCGCGACGCACGGCGTAGACGCTGCGCTGGCGTTCCACGTGTTCGGTGTCGCGGAGGGCAACCGCCATCGCGTGCTGGACGGGGGCGGGCACCATGAGTCCGGAATGCTTGCGCACGCTGACGATTGGTGCGACCAGCGCGGGGTCACCATAGATGAGGGCACCGCGGTAGCCTGCGAGGTTCGACTGCTTGGACAGCGAGTACAGGACGAGGAGGCC is a genomic window containing:
- the dapD gene encoding 2,3,4,5-tetrahydropyridine-2,6-dicarboxylate N-succinyltransferase, whose translation is MDNSTAWGIGLATITLDGTTLDTWYPAPHLGDPGTDEELATSLSVLERVDDARRVRTVVVTTTIDLREAPASTEDAYLRLHLLSHRLVKPNTINLDGIFAVLPNVVWTDAGPCAVADFEATRLRLRARDGHPVTVQGVDKFPPMVNYVLPSGVRIADGTRVRLGAYLSEGTTVMHAGFVNFNAGTLGRSMVEGRVSQGVVIGDGSDVGGGASTMGTLSGGGKQRVRLGERCLLGANSGLGIALGDDCVVEAGLYVTAGAKVTLIDSSGEAEPRTVAARELSGASNILFRRNSQTGRIEAIARAGVVGIELNDALHASN